The sequence below is a genomic window from Apodemus sylvaticus chromosome 6, mApoSyl1.1, whole genome shotgun sequence.
TACCAGAGGTGGATTCTCAGAGTTCATCAGAATGAAAGAGATAAAATATGGCCCCTGGAAAGTATTATAGAAGAACAAGCTATTGTTATTGCCTGTGTGCTGTGGCTATATTTAATCAGAAATTAGAATCAGTGAATTGGCTTTAAAAGTAGCTTAGACTGTGGTAGTGTAGATTGAGTGTGTGCCACACAGTATGTGAAGAAGCCTGACTCTGTGGGTTCTTCACTCTGTTTTATTAAACTAATGATTCTGGTTTTATTCTCCTTACAAATTTTTGGAAGCTACTTTTTACTCAGTAGATTAAACTATCTTGAATTCCTTGAGAATGGAAAAATACTATCTTCTTTAGGGGAAGGAAGTCTGCAGAATGTTGTCAGCTTGCAGTGtttcttacaaaataaaacagctatttttaaaaatctactgtGCTAGATTGAAGTTGAATGCCTGATAATGTCTATATTTTATGGTTTGTCTTTAAAATTATAGTGCTAGAGTGCATGCAGAAGTGTACCATGAGTCGCAAAATCTTActtcacattttcttctatgaaataATCCTATCCTAAAAAGCAGAATATCTTGAGTAATTAAAACTAAAGGCTGTTCTTGTAGGCCCTGTAGCCACTGGGTGAGCAGACATGCCTGTGTGTCTTCACACTTCACAAACATGCATTAGGCCTCTGGATTTCTTTTTCTAGTCATTTCCATCTACTGTCTGTAATTTCTTTGTCCTTGTCTGTTTTACCACGACATGTAtagacaaatggaaggagctTGCCTGCTTTATctccctcaatttttttttttatcccttgGGCCAAGAACACCAGCCCTAAAAGGAAAAGGTCTTTAGGGAAACCAGAAGTTGGTTTCTTTGACATTTAAAATCCATATACTGTACTATTGTTCTGAACATTCTGTctcattttattcaatttattattttcataaagGAAAACTATAAAAGTAAATGCAGTGAAACCAAAGGAGATTTATAAATTCTAGCTAAGTATTCTTATTTTGAAGCCATAAAAGTGAAGCTCATGAGTTTTCTTCAGAAGGCAAGTGGAGTTCATACAGAAGCAAGACATGTTTTAACAGCAAACCTGACTTTTgtggtgtggttttgttttgttttggtaccCCCTCCCTTCTTTAATCACGTGAGTTTAAAATCCATAGGTGGTGTACActacttaatcccagcacacgggaggcagaagcaagcagatctcttatGAATTGTAGGCCAGCTTTTTGGTTCCAGGCCATCCAAAGCTACACagtgggactctgtctcaaagacagTTGGGGGAGTACTTTTAAAGTTCTTTTGGTACTATTTACTGTCTTTGAACTACCCATCAGGGGAAAGAGAAACTCCCATCTAGCTTGTTAAATGCATTAGTCATTCTATCTTATTTGAGATTAAGGAGACAGCTAGAGGTAGCCATAATTCTATAATATCTGTTTTAGTAATCTatattatgtgtatttttttatCACCAGGATATTTTGCTCATCAACCTCATTATAGAACATATGATTTGTGATACAGATCCTGAGCTTGGAGGAGCAGTCCAACTTATGGGCCTGCTTCGAACTTTAGTTGACCCAGAGAACATGCTAGCCACTGCCAATGTAAGTCATACCCATTTCTCCTTTTTCATAGTTGTAGTATGTGTTTTATTGCTAACCAATACAGTTAAAGTTCATCAAAGTATTTTTGATTccatagaaaacagaaaagactGAATTTCTGGGTTTCTTCTACAAGCACTGTATGCATGTTCTCACTGCTCCCTTACTAGCAAATACCACAGAAGACAAGCCTAGTAAAGGTAAGGCAATAGAGGGTCATAGTTCCTGAATTGGGGAACTCAGAGCTGATATTGAGTAACTAGATTTAAGACATTGGGGCTAGAGAAATAACTCAAGGGtgaagagcactggatgctctttcaGTGGGCCCTGGTTTGATTTCAAGCACCCACACAGCAACTAACAACAGTCTGAACTTCAGTCCCAATTCATCTAACActcccttctggcttctgtgggcactacacacacacatggtctcagaaatatatgcaggcaaaatactaatgcacataaaattaaaaatagggctggagagatggttcaaagaCTACTCACTGGCACAGTTCCATTTTGAGCAACTATGTGCGGCTCACAGCTATTTATAATGaaatttggtgccctcttctgtcctgcaGGTATATGTCCAGGCAGAACATTGTATATATAATCTTtagaaataatgataataattaagtctgtaaaggaaaagacagaggcaggaaagtaACACTTTAAGTTTTATaaataggggctgaagagatggctcagcagtgaagaacactgattgttcttccagaggtcctgagttcaattcccagcaaccacatggtggctcacaaccatgtgtgatcagatcctatgccctcttctggtatgtctgaagatagcagcagtgtactcatataaataaaatgaataaatttttataaaaaagttttataaatagATTGAGGTTTTTCTCAAGAGacttttaaagtgaattttgttaaaaacaaaacaaccataatcagccgggcggtggtggtgcatgcctgtaatctcagcactctgggagacaggggccggcagatttctgagttcaaggccagcctggtctacagagtgggacagccagggctatgcagagaaaccctgtctcaaaaaaccccaaaatccaaaaaacaaaaacaaaaaaaaaaaaacaaagaaagaaagaaagaaagaaagaaagaaagaaagaaagaaagaaagaaagaaagaaagaaagaaagaaagaaagaaaaaagtcaaaacacCATAATCATAGCCAACAGAAAAGTACAAAAGATAGTAATAAGGTTCCGTCGTCTGTCAATTGGTTGGTTAATTGGTTACTGGTCTCAGGTCTTCTTGtttcagcctccccagtgctgggatcacatgtGTACACCATGGTAAATGGCAAACAATTATAGTTTATTCCttaggacgtgtgtgtgtgtgtttaaagaataGTTTTAATGTCATTATTGGGAAATTGCTGTTGAGGCTCTGTCTAGGAACCCATATGTTATTTTCCCTTAATAATTTCACAATGTAATATGATTAATTTAAAACATACTCAATGTATAGTAGTAAAAGTGGcttttttccctctgtctctgaagTGCTAGAATTTAACATGCCCAGCACATTAAATAAACTATTGTGTGACCCTAGAAATCAAGCCTTTGAAATGTCATTTTGCTTCTGTCTGTGTTTATTCATACTGGTAAAATTTAAGGCCTGTTTCCAAATTAACATGTTTAAGATACCCAGCATTTACAAAGAACTTTGTAGAAAGTACTGTGCTATAATCAGTGGGTGCTAAGTTGTAGAAAAAAAAGACTTGCAAACTTTAAAGAGTAAAGATTAATCAGTAAGTATGCCTTTGCTGTGAGCTCACTGTGAGTGTGAAGAAAGCATGGAATACAATGAAGGTgaggggaagcagagagagcctAGTTACACCAAAGATGAAGGGGGTTTGCTCTGATTCCTTATACTGTTTGGTGTCTGTTCAACCTACATATGATCGTATTTTGCTTATTTTAGATGATTTTCAAACTGCGCAGTTACTAGCACTTGTATTGGAATTGCTAACATTTTGTGTGGAGCACCATACCTACCACATAAAGAACTATATCATCAACAAGGACATTCTTCGCAGAGTGCTAGTTCTTATGGCCTCCAAGCACGCTTTCTTGGCATTATGTAAGTGCTGCTTAAAAAGTTATTTGTTGCCATTCTCTCTTACTGTTTTAGCTTTAAAGCTCATTGCTGAGAACTGACCAAGGGGGTCATCAGGCCTAGGATCTTAGTGCAAGCTCATGCCCTGATGACAGTTTGGCAGGGAATACGGGAAATGCAAGGGAATACAGGGAATATGCAAAGTTGAGCAGCTAGAAGGTATCTGCCAGGTCAAGTCATATTTCCACTAATGGCCTTCCACTAAATCCTTGGGTGATTTGGTGTTATTTTAGAATCTACAAACTACAGTTTAACCAAAACTACCAATGACCTATTCTATTGAGTTACCTACAAACTGGAAAATggtttaatattttcttaaagagcAGTTTAATAAAAGACAAACTAATACCACAGAGACTGTATGTGGCCCACAGAgcctaaaatatgtacatgtggagAAGGTTTGTGAACTAGTAGCtgtagtttcttttgttttcgGTTTGCTGGGGGCGAGGGGGGGTGTTTGGtttgtttctattgttttaactttttattgatggtgtttctgcagcccaggctggccttaagcccACAGCAATCCTCATGCCTTGactgcctgagtgctggggttgtaGGTGTTAGATACTATTCCTAGCTTTACAAGCAgtggttatttttttttgagtgagATGCTATGAATTGAGCTCAATACCAATACCATTTGCATACACTTGACCACTCCACTTCACCCTTAGCTCAAGAGCAATAGTGCATTTTTTAACAAgattattcttgttttgtttttaaaatcattcttagttacacttttttttaaagctgataTTCACAATGTTGACACCTTAGTTTATTATAGTAAAACATACTTGTGAATTAGAAGTAGGTTAATCCATAATGCTTTGGCTATGCTGTAGGGAGAATCCTTGTGTAATAAGTTTGCATGTCTAAACCATAGTTATCGGTAAGTTGATTGACCAAGTTTAGGGATACTCTGGAGGCTTGGATACTGCCAAGTTTTTGCCAGTTGGCTTTTAAAGgtaagttgggattttgttttcgttttctttcctttttttaggCTTCATGTTTTATTTAAGTTTTCACTTGTTGAGTTTCTTTGCTTGACACATATGTGATGAAAATACATGTACTTCGAATGTGTCTTTGTAAATTGAAGAGAGCGTTTGATGCATTTACTTTCCACTGAATGTTCAGAACGCTGTATGTTTGTCATAGCATTTGTATTATTGACAAgactttaaaattttctaaagACTACAAAAAAATCATCTGCTAGTGAGCTCAGCACTCACAAAGAAGGGCTTTGGGGcttagaaagatgactcagtggttaagatggtCTTCCAGATAATCTGAATTTTACTGGCAGAACCCACTTGATAATTCATACCTGGCTATATTCCATTTTCAGGATAATCTGACACCTCCTGCTGGCACCAGACAcatgatacatatacatacaccataccCATGAAAGCATTTCTCCATACTTACCATAGGAGAGGTGAAGGTACCAAGTCACCATAAAGAGTTTTGTCTATTTGGGGAAAGGAGGCAGAAGGGGAAAACTGAATGAATAGAATTAAGTTTAGATAGCTTTATTTCAGCAAATAAAATAGCCAGATTCAGTGCCACCTATAATTCTGGTACTTCAAAGTGTGGGCAGGCCTGTCTCCAAAGAGGGGGTGAGAGATAGAAGAAGATTAAACACATGCTActattatatttcattaaatctgaGGTGGAATCTTTATATATACTTATCTCAAACTAAGGTAAGCCTTACAGTTGATAGTATGacctttataattttgttttcataGTTTATTAGGAGAGATTGTGAAAATCAGAAATCCAACTTAATAGGAGCTGGACTTGGAGAATCAAAGTGAagatctgtcttcagacacaccagaagagggtgtctgatctcattacagatggttgtgagccaccaggtggttgctgggatttgaactcggaaccttctgaagaacagtcagtgagtgctcttaacagctgagccatctctccagccccagagtggTGTATTTTGTTATACATAGTGAACTTGAGTCCAGAAGAAGAGTATCAAGACATGGAACCTAAAAGAAAAGGTGTTTTCTTTAGTTCAGGCACTCCCCTTCTTGTAGTATTATAAAAAGAATTGTAATCCAATAAGAACTATGTAGCGAAGTATTTAACAAGATGAAAATCTGATTGGAAACTGCAGTTTAATCACACAGACATTTCTCCTAggtatattcatattttataactGACAGGTTACTCTGAAACCTAAATCCTTCACAGTTGGTCTCTCTTCCCAGACCTGAGGGTGAGAGCATCTCAGACCATAGTAGTCATCAGTAAGTCCTTTATAAAGACTGGGTTTATAGTATGCCTAAGAACTCTGTAAATTTGGTGAAACAAGACTTTTATAAGTGAGATAGAAAGTTTTGAACTCAGGATGGAGAAGTGGATTGGTGGATGAAAGCAGCCAGCTGCTGAGTTTGGTCCCTTGAACCTCCACAGTGGGAGAGGACCAACTCCTAACacagtcttctgacctccacacgtgagCATGACACATGCACTTCTCCTCACACATACATACGAAGTGGAGAACTAAAACAGAACTCTGTAGGAAGaggaaatgtttttaaagctTATTATAAAGCCAGAgcggctcagttggtagagtgcacGCTAGCATCATGAGGCCCTGACTCGATCCTCAGCATCAGTGGGATGCGGTGGAGGAGGGGGCAGAGCTTGGGTACAAAGCTTCTATTATTAGTTGCATGTGTGGCAATGAGTCTCAGACTTATTCCATGAAATCTTGAATCAAAGTActacaaaaaaaatgtgatcaAAACTGAACACAAAAGATTCATCCCCTTAAGATAGACTGTGTTGTGAGCAGAAACTTCTTCACATTAAAAATGCCAattggagccgggcagtggtggcgcacgcctgtaatcccagcactctgggaggcagaggcaggcggatttctgagttcgaggctagcctggtctacagagtgagttccaggacagccagggctatacagagaaaccctgtctcaaaaaaaccaaagccaaaaaaaaaaaaaaattgccaattGGGCATAACTAGGAGCTTTCTCAAATCTCCTTTGAATGGCTGGACTTCATAGAATTGACTGGTAACATTTGGAAAACAACTTGCTATTCAGTAGCAAAGGATAATAGTATTGGATATTTTTGATGTGGGGCTGTTGGGGATGTGAGTTTAAACAAGTAATTATTGATGTAAATCAGGGCAAATGGAAATGAGAGAAGGAAGccaacacccccctccccccaaaaagttCTACTACATCAGCTCTTCCTGGGTTAGGTGTTCTTTTAAGGGTTGTTAAGGGTCTCTCGTCTGCATGTCCTGACCTCACTGAATTCTGAAAAGGTAGGAGATTCTTTTCACGTGCCTGGAACTGCATATATAGATAGCATTGGGGTTAATGTGATGTTTTGATAGGACACAAGTCTTCACAAAGCCTGCAGAGTTAAATTTCCAAATCTTAGAATAATAATAGTAAGTTCTTGCTTACTAAATGTCTAGAATTTACCTATTAGTCTGAGCTTTTGATTTTTATCAAAACCTGTGGAGCTATCTCACTAAGTTCCTTTGCCAGCTAACCAAAAATAAGAGAAATCACTGTTTTAGAAATAAACCCTTGTCAGGCCTTCATTCACCACATAGAACAATGCCTCTTGCTACTTAAAAGGTCTTCAACCAtacttatgtttttaaattttttcagtagtttaaaaataaaatgtagttaTTACTCTAAACTATTTTGAAACTCCCTGCCCAGAGTGTTTCTTTATGAAGATACACTCTTAAATAAGTTGGATTGTTAGGGCAGTTTCTAACCAACTGTACCTAATTGGGCATTCAATTGTGGACCTCTTTGTGCCAACTAAAGAAAAATTGAGCTGCTTTACTCCTCTGCCTTCCCACCCAGAAACCGTGTCAGCATGGTTGCCTGGCTACCTGCTCATGAAGGACTTGATTAATAACAAATTGGCAATTTAACGAGCCACTTCCATgatctccaaagaaaccaaaatacaaaCACAATATTTAATCTTGCCAACCGAAGACGATGTGACTACATGAAGTGAGTATGCTTTTTTGAACTGTTTACAGTAATTGGGGCATTAACTTACTGATAATTCCATATAGGTTAAAGAGGGCTTTGCTGAAGTCTAGCTGTCTTAAGTATATTTGGATCTTGATGAATGGTAACTTAAGGAACAGTCCATATCTCAAGATGCAAATATATATCTGCTGATCTGTAAGTTAAAGCCTAATTATTCAAAGGAAAACTAGGGGAAAATTAAAAAGCATACTCGCTATAATGAGAATAGAGGACCACATTTTAAAACAATCCAAATTTATATCTAAACCATGGGAAGGCAATTTTGGGGGGCATGCAGATTTTTGtggtttcttgtcttttttttttcttttaaaccacATCTACAAATAAACCAGTGTAAATCCATTAACTCTATAAAATAGTAAGAGTGTCCAAAAACGTGAAATATCAAATTCTAGTACAGTAGATTGCCCTAATAAAACAGTGCTCTTTTTGGttgctttaaaatgtatttaaagaagTATGATGAAGGAATGATCACTTTAAGTATTATAATCTGTCCTTACCTCAACAATAAATTACATTTTGGCTGATAGTGATTGGTATATTCCCAGAACTTTTCTGGCTTCCTAAGACTTGTGTTCTATGATAACATACACTACCTTTCTTCCAGGGTGGGCAGGGTCTCCTCACATCCTTGCCctagctgttctagaactcactatgtagcccctcTGACCTTTAACTCTAAACAAACCTCTTTCTCAGCTTCCTAGTGTTGGATTACAAGCAGAAATTTTACAGGACACTATTTTGAATGCCTTTACATACAGTACTCTTAAGATCCTTATGTTCAGGGTCACATTCTGCATACAAGTGAGCATGGATATCTGTTAAATAGCTTCTGTTTGTTGACTCTGAGATATGCAAGTTTGAACAGCAATACCTCTGTGTTTCAGGTGCCCTCCgttttaagagaaaaatcattGGATTAAAAGATGAATTTTATAACCGCTACATAATGAAAAGTTTTTTATTTGAACCTGTAGTCAAAGCATTTCTCAACAATGGATCTCGTTACAATCTGATGAACTCCGCCATAATAGAAATGTTTGAATTTATTAGAGTGGTAGGTTCTGTCTTCTTACCTTAGGATTTGGGTTTTAATATATCTGAGGAACTTTATCTATTACTGGTATTTTGTCTTTTAGAGTGTGTGGAGAGATTTTCGAACTCCACTACCAAAAAAATCCTAAAAGTAATTCAATTTAGACCAATAAGAAACCCCCAAATTATCTGGCATGTTTTATAGAGCTAGAGGTGGTGGCTTGCATCTGTAATCCTAATACTCCTCAGACCCCGCCTCAAACAGTAAAGAAAGAATTACAATAAGATATACAGAACttgagagctgggcagtggtggcacttttaatcccagaactcgggaggctgaggcagttagatctctgagtttacAGAGTGATTTCTAGAAAAGCCAAGGTTCCACAGAGCCTGTGTTGGGGGAAAAATAAGATATGCAGGGCTTACCATTCTCACCACTCTAAAGTGTATTCTCTGAGGGTGGGGTTCTGTGTTACTGTGCAACTGCCACAGAAGTCCATCTCCAGAACTTGTGTTTTGAGATGAGGGAGGGTCTTGCTCTGTGGTTCAGGTTGGCCCCAATCTGCCTCAGCTCTGAAAGGACTAGTACTGCAGGTGTGCCACTGTGTCTGTTCTTGGGGAGCCAGGCTCTTTAGGACTTGAATACACACTCTGGAAGTGCCTGTGGGCAGTTCCCAGGAGCACCAAAAGCTGCAGGCTTTCCATTTTTATTGTCTGGCTACTTTTAAAATTGTACAGTAactgaaattatatttttgatGATTCTCAGGAATTACCACAGTAAGGCCAATTTTATcttgttaaaatattattttcatatctGATTTATTTCACTATAATTCTTTTCTGTAGGAAGATATAAAATCATTAACTGCCCATGTAATTGAGAATTATTGGAAAGCACTAGAAGATGTAGATTATGTGCAGACTTTTAAAGGATTAAAATTGAGGTTTGAACagcaaagagaaagacaagacaacCCCAAACTTGATAGGTAAGTTACTAGATATTTGAACGTGTTCATCATTCAGCAATAGATGCTGTGGTGCTGGCTTTCATGTTTTTTGTCAGTGTTTGAGTTGGCCATTAGAAAGAAGATGGGAAGACATGCAGAGAATCTTTTACATGTGTATTCACATACAAGTACAGCATGATGGGGGTGGTGTATCCTCAGGACAAGTTGAAGgagttgggtctctccttccattatGTGGTTCTGGGGCTCAGAGTCAGGTTTGTCATACTTGGCAGAACACACCATTGCTTTACACCATCTTGGTGATGCCTATGCTAGTTTTGTTTCTGAAAGTGTAGATAAATTATAGTAAGATCTTCAGACAGCAGCATAAAATGATAATAGCAGTGAGGTTCCATATGTCAGAACATTATCTTAATTGGTTAAATATAGATTATTTAAAGTACCATGTACCTTCTTAAATAAGATTCACATTTGCAGTTTGGGTTGTTCCCCATTGAGGGAGAGGGAATGTGTTGGATTCCCTAGGACTAGAGATACAAACAAATAATTTGTGAGTTGCTattgggtgctaggaattgaacccgggtcctaaCTCCTGTGCCATCTCTAGCCTCTCTGTAATATGGTTTAAAACTCTGTATATTGATCTATAACAGTTACATTTTGAAAATAGGGAGTTTGATTCTGGTAGCTTATATTAGATTTCATAGGGTCCatcttttaattatgtatttgtcaTTTGAATGTAGTTTGGAATTTGGTTTTGGTGGTACCAGCGATCAGCCCCAGGATATTGTTAAGCTACCCCTTAGCCCTTACAGTCTTCCATTTTCTCATAGCATGCGGTCCATCTTGAGGAATCATCGATATCGACGAGATGCCAGAACActagaagatgaagaagagatgTGGTTCAACACAGATGAAGATGACATGGAAGATGGAGAAGCTGTGGTGTCTCCATCTGACAAAACTAAGAATGATGATGATATTATGGATCCAATAAGTAAATttatggaaaggaagaaatgtaagTTGAAACAAAGGGCAAGGGAAAGTGAGGCTCTCAGTCCGGGTCCTTTATTTCTTGAGAAAATGATTCAAGTTGCTACTCTGAGTATGTGATAATTCAGACTCTCAGGATGTAGCTGAATTGCTGACTGGAAAGATGTAGGCTGAGTTTTCCTAATGTAAGAAAGATGGTTTGGAGGTTATGGATACTAAATGTAATACTGAAGATCATACTTCTGCGTTGTAATATTTGCTAGGTAATGTATTTGGTCCTTGGATAGGCTTTGTTCATAGGTTGGGCTTCATTCAGGGTTGCTCCTCAGCAAAGAAATAAGCTGGTTACTTGTGTTTTAGTGTCATTTCATTtggaggaattaaaaaaaaaaatgagtaaaagtTATTCTACATTCTCATTTGTAGTGAAAGAAAGTGAAGAGAAGGAGGTGCTTCTGAAAACTAATCTTTCTGGACGACAGAGCCCAAGTTTCAAACTTTCCCTGTCCAGCGGGACAAAGACTAACCTCAGCAGCCAGTCATCCACAGCGAGCCTGCCTGGTTCTCCAGGGTCCCCTGGGTCCCCAGGCTCTCCAGGCTCTCCCGGATCCGTCCCTAAAAGTACATCTCAGACGGCAGCTATCACCACAAAGGTATCTGCTCAGAGTCCCCACCTGCTGGCCTTTCCCTACTGTGCTGTAAGCTTACTCAGGAGTCTATCCCTGGATTATTatctctttggttttcttttctggaacTAGCTAAATGCTGTGAACTGGAAGATGAGATCTCATCACAACTACTACCTGAACTTAATGTGTCCAGTGCAGATCTATAGTCTGCCTTTGGTATTGTTTAATTAACAAACTACAGGTTCATCTTAACTTTCCCCATTAGAACCCAGGTGAGAACTTGGGAGGGGAAGCAAGAGTTTCTGTTTATGTGCGGACACATCAAagctgtgtgtggaggtcagttcTTCTGATGTGTGTCCCAAACATTAAGCTTAGGTCATTAGGTTTGAGAGAAAGCGCTGTGCCATTTTGCTGGCCCCACAGTCTCATTTCATTTGACAGGCAGGAGATTCCCTCCCTCAGAACAAAGACTGAGTCTAACATTGTTGAAATTAAGGCACAGGCTGAGAGTAGAGTGATAGGAATTTTCATAGCCATTCAAGTTGTACTGTCATAGTTTCTGTTGAAGAAGCAGGGCTAAAAGGAAATCCAGAAGAAATAATGACAGAAACAATAGAATCTTTTTCGTGTCTGACTGCATTTTGATCTCATTTTATCTTCATGTCGAAGTACATTTGAGCCAGGCATTGTACTGCAGGTCAGCTATAGCTACTCTAGAAACTGAAAAAGGAGGATTGCTAgatcaaggcctgcctgggcaacttaagaccctggctcaaaaggTATACAAGAGGGCTAGGTATGTAGCAGTAGTAGATAGAGCCCTTGGCTTGAGCATGCGTGGAGCTCTGTGTTCAGctgtataaaatgaattttatacaGTTAGGCATAAGCCATTTTAAGTAGCTTTAAAGAACCTTACAAAAATATGGAAATTTTAGAATGtatataaaaagtattttcaGCATGCTGGTATTGGGCCTATACTTTTTCTAAGCTTAACAGTGGGTAATTTCAAATGTAGTACATTTGTTCTTTACATAATTCTTATTTCTCAACAGGGAGGACTTGTGGGTCTGGTAGATTAtcctgatgatgatgaagatgatgatgaggatgaagACAAGGAAGACACACTACCAGTGTCAAAGAAAGCAAAGTTTGAGTCCTAATAACAGCAACTGCCTGTGATCAGTACCTGTTGACAAAACTGGTTCTTTACCCTTCCCCCACAAATCCACATCAACTGCAGTGGTCTCTTGTGACTGACTGACGCAGATCAGCACCACACTGGACTTCTGCTCATCAAGTGCCAATTCaatggagcaggaggagggggatgccGTGCAGTTAGGGGGAAGACATAAGCCTGTGAGCTCTCCAGCTTGGACCACACATTGCCCTTTTCTcagggaaggaaatggaaataaaaagccAACAGGGCAGGGGTTTTGTCAGTGGAACTCTGGACTGACTGGTCAGTTGCTGCAATCAGAACCTGCTTTCTTGGGCCATGTCTGAGACAGAAGAATGGGTCTTCC
It includes:
- the Ppp4r3a gene encoding serine/threonine-protein phosphatase 4 regulatory subunit 3A isoform X2 is translated as MTDTRRRVKVYTLNEDRQWDDRGTGHVSSGYVERLKGMSLLVRAESDGSLLLESKINPNTAYQKQQDTLIVWSEAENYDLALSFQEKAGCDEIWEKICQVQGKDPSVDITQDLVDESEEERFDDMSSPGLELPSCELSRLEEIAELVASSLPSPLRREKLALALENEGYIKKLLELFHVCEDLENIEGLHHLYEIIKGIFLLNRTALFEVMFSEECIMDVIGCLEYDPTLSQPRKHREFLTKTAKFKEVIPISDPELKQKIHQTYRVQYIQDMVLPTPSVFEENMLSTLHSFIFFNKVEIVGMLQEDEKFLTDLFAQLTDEATDEEKRQELVNFLKEFCAFSQTLQPQNRDAFFKTLSNMGILPALEVILGMDDTQVRSAATDIFSYLVEYNPSMVREFVMQEAQQNDDDILLINLIIEHMICDTDPELGGAVQLMGLLRTLVDPENMLATANKTEKTEFLGFFYKHCMHVLTAPLLANTTEDKPSKDDFQTAQLLALVLELLTFCVEHHTYHIKNYIINKDILRRVLVLMASKHAFLALCALRFKRKIIGLKDEFYNRYIMKSFLFEPVVKAFLNNGSRYNLMNSAIIEMFEFIRVEDIKSLTAHVIENYWKALEDVDYVQTFKGLKLRFEQQRERQDNPKLDSMRSILRNHRYRRDARTLEDEEEMWFNTDEDDMEDGEAVVSPSDKTKNDDDIMDPISKFMERKKLKESEEKEVLLKTNLSGRQSPSFKLSLSSGTKTNLSSQSSTASLPGSPGSPGSPGSPGSPGSVPKSTSQTAAITTKGGLVGLVDYPDDDEDDDEDEDKEDTLPVSKKAKFES